A genomic region of Palaemon carinicauda isolate YSFRI2023 unplaced genomic scaffold, ASM3689809v2 scaffold488, whole genome shotgun sequence contains the following coding sequences:
- the LOC137637003 gene encoding zinc finger BED domain-containing protein 5-like yields the protein MYKRWFPCNNRLLVWLPNKGERSQPQDKQNALEYSRYALAVKTLPADLKPVLNDAVAMVNLIKNIPLNTRLLHLLYEELNAEEKPLLFHIEVRWLSRVNIVTRGVTLNGEPSFQGYSATVIDFVDKVRAFEMKIKLWQEKVTVGWYDSFENMSDSLSVLCKYDVNKVSGLIHKHLVSLS from the exons ATGTACAAAAGATGGTTCCCCTGCAATAATAGGCTCTTGGTCTGGCTTCCAAACAAGGGTGAAAGAAGCCAACCCCAGGACAAGCAAAATGCACTGGAGTATTCACGCTATGCATTAGCTGTGAAGACCTTACCTGCAGACCTCAAACCTGTACTTAACGATGCTGTAGCCATGGTCAACCTTATCAAAAACATTCCGCTGAACACAAGGTTGCTGCATCTTTTGTATGAAGAACTTAATGCTGAGGAAAAGCCACTCCTTTTTCATATAGAAGTAAGATGGCTATCAAGGGTTAACATAGTGACTCGAGGTGTGACATTAAATGGTGAGCC ATCATTTCAAGGTTATTCGGCAACCGTGATTGATTTTGTGGACAAAGTGCGAGCTTTTGAAATGAAAATCAAACTTTGGCAAGAAAAAGTCACAGTGGGTTGGTATGATTCTTTCGAGAATATGAGCGATAGCTTGTCAGTTCTGTGTAAATATGATGTGAATAAGGTCAGTGGTCTCATCCATAAGCACTTGGTATCTCTCAGTTAA